The sequence TAAATCTTCTAAATACATTTCTATATTACCACACTCTGGACAGACCGCAACTTTTACATCATCTATAATTTTTGCCTTTTGTTTTTCATCTACATGAACAACAATCCCATAGCCCCCACCATTTACTTTAAGTCTTAAATCTGACATC is a genomic window of [Eubacterium] eligens ATCC 27750 containing:
- a CDS encoding nucleic acid-binding protein; this translates as MRKCAKCGKVMMSDLRLKVNGGGYGIVVHVDEKQKAKIIDDVKVAVCPECGNIEMYLEDLTNLKD